The Saccopteryx leptura isolate mSacLep1 chromosome 2, mSacLep1_pri_phased_curated, whole genome shotgun sequence genome has a window encoding:
- the DPH1 gene encoding 2-(3-amino-3-carboxypropyl)histidine synthase subunit 1 isoform X5, with protein MPEGLLLFACTIVDILERFTEAEVMVMGDVTYGACCVDDFTARALGADFLVHYGHSCLVPMDTSAQDFGVLYVFVDIRIDTAHLLDSIRLTFPPASALALVSTIQFVSSLQAVAQELKAEYRVSVPQCKPLSPGEILGCTSPYLPKEVEAVVYLGDGRFHLESVMIANPNVPAYRYDPYSKVLSREHYDHQQMQTNRQEAIATARSAKFWGLILGTLGRQGSPKILEHLESRLQALGLPFVRLLLSEIFPSKLSLLPLVDVWVQVACPRLSIDWGTAFPKPLLTPYEAAVALGNISWQQPYPMDFYASSSLGPWTVNHGRDRSSQAPRQPALGKVGRNSKEGGVAASEDVADYPDQSVRPQVQEGSTRPSPALTCESCSCTGQKVVPLVP; from the exons ATGCCTGAAGGTCTCCTCCTCTTTGCCTGCACCATTGTGGACATCTTGGAAAG GTTCACAGAGGCTGAAGTGATGGTGATGGGCGACGTGACCTAtggggcttgctgtgtggatgaCTTTACTGCAAGGGCCCTGGGAGCTGACTTCCTGGTGCACTATGGCCACAGCTGCCTGG ttCCCATGGACACCTCTGCCCAAGACTTTGGGGTGCTGTATGTCTTCGTGGACATCCGGATAGACACTGCCCACCTACTGGACTCTATCCGTCTCACCTTTCCCCCAGCCAGTGCCCTTGCCCTGGTCAGCACCATCCAGTTTGTGTCAAGCTTGCAG GCAGTTGCCCAGGAGCTGAAAGCTGAGTATCGTGTGAGTGTCCCACAGTGCAAGCCCCTGTCCCCTGGGGAGATTCTGGGCTGCACATCCCCCTACCTGCCCAAAGAGGTCGAAGCTGTTGT ATATCTTGGAGATGGCCGCTTCCATCTGGAGTCTGTCATGATTGCCAACCCCAATGTCCCTGCTTACCG ATACGACCCATACAGCAAAGTCCTATCCAGAGAGCACTATGACCACCAACAAATGCAGACTAACCGCCAAGAAGCCATAGCCACTGCCCGTTCAGCTAAATTCTGGGGCCTTATCCTGGGCACTTTGGGCCGCCAGGGCAGCCCCAAGATCTTGGAG CACCTGGAATCTAGGCTCCAAGCCTTGGGACTTCCCTTTGTGAGGCTGCTGCTCTCTGAGATCTTCCCCAGCAAGCTTAGCCTACTTCCTCTGGTTGATGT GTGGGTACAGGTGGCATGTCCACGCCTCTCCATTGACTGGGGCACAGCCTTCCCCAAGCCGCTGCTGACACCCTATGAG GCGGCGGTGGCTCTGGGGAACATTTCCTGGCAGCAGCCCTACCCCATGGACTTTTATGCCAGCAGTTCCTTGGGGCCTTGGACCGTGAACCATGGACGGGACCGGTCCTCCCAGGCCCCCCGCCAGCCTGCACTGGGGAAGGTAGGCAGGAACTCTAAGGAGGGAGGAGTGGCCGCTTCGGAGGACGTCGCAGATTATCCTGACCAAAGTGTGCGACCTCAGGTGCAGGAGGGGTCCACGCGCCCTTCTCCAGCCTTGACTTGCGAGAGTTGCAGCTGCACAGGGCAGAAGGTGGTGCCACTCGTTCCTTGA
- the OVCA2 gene encoding esterase OVCA2 isoform X1, translating into MLRGTMAGRQLLRVLCLAGFRQSERGFREKTGALRKALRGRAELVCLSGPHPIVDAAGSGPESGETNQAPGRSCPPEEQLRGWWFSEQEADVFSALQEPTVCRGLEEALETVAQALNKLGPFDGLLGFSQGAALAALVCALGQAGDSRFSLPKFIILVSGFCPRGLGLPETILQGPLALPSLHVFGDTDRVIPSQESVQLASRFTGCITLTHSGGHFIPAAAPQRQAYLKFLDQFAE; encoded by the exons ATGCTTCGCGGCACTATGGCAGGGCGTCAACTTCTGCGGGTGTTGTGCTTGGCGGGCTTCCGGCAGAGTGAGCGGGGCTTCCGCGAGAAAACGGGAGCGCTAAGGAAGGCGCTGCGGGGCCGCGCCGAACTCGTGTGCCTCAGCGGCCCTCACCCGATCGTGGACGCCGCGGGCTCTGGGCCGGAGTCTGGTGAGACGAATCAGGCTCCGGGAA GGTCCTGCCCTCCGGAGGAGCAGCTTCGGGGCTGGTGGTTTTCAGAACAGGAAGCAGACGTTTTCTCCGCACTGCAAGAGCCCACGGTGTGCAGAGGTCTGGAGGAAGCCCTGGAAACGGTGGCACAGGCTCTGAACAAATTGGGACCTTTCGATGGGCTTCTTGGTTTCAGCCAGGGGGCTGCACTAGCAGCCCTGGTGTGTGCCCTTGGCCAAGCAGGTGATTCCCGCTTCTCCTTGCCAAAGTTTATCATCCTGGTATCTGGTTTCTGTCCTCGGGGCCTTGGTCTTCCAGAAACTATCCTGCAGGGCCCCTTGGCTCTACCTTCACTCCACGTTTTTGGGGACACTGACCGTGTCATCCCCTCTCAGGAGAGTGTGCAACTGGCTAGCCGATTCACTGGATGTATCACTCTCACCCATTCTGGTGGCCACTTCATTCCAGCTGCTGCACCCCAGCGTCAGGCCTACCTCAAGTTCTTGGACCAGTTTGCAGAGTGA
- the DPH1 gene encoding 2-(3-amino-3-carboxypropyl)histidine synthase subunit 1 isoform X4, with protein MAALVVSEAAELGSQNGPGRGRASRGRLANQIPSEILNNSQLQAAIEVLPSNYNFEIPKTIWRIQRAKAKKVALQMPEGLLLFACTIVDILERFTEAEVMVMGDVTYGACCVDDFTARALGADFLVHYGHSCLVPMDTSAQDFGVLYVFVDIRIDTAHLLDSIRLTFPPASALALVSTIQFVSSLQAVAQELKAEYRVSVPQCKPLSPGEILGCTSPYLPKEVEAVVYLGDGRFHLESVMIANPNVPAYRYDPYSKVLSREHYDHQQMQTNRQEAIATARSAKFWGLILGTLGRQGSPKILEHLESRLQALGLPFVRLLLSEIFPSKLSLLPLVDVWVQVACPRLSIDWGTAFPKPLLTPYEAAVALGNISWQQPYPMDFYASSSLGPWTVNHGRDRSSQAPRQPALGKVQEGSTRPSPALTCESCSCTGQKVVPLVP; from the exons ATGGCGGCTTTGGTTGTATCCGAGGCGGCGGAGCTGGGCAGCCAAAACGGCCCTGGCAGAG GCAGAGCCTCTCGGGGCCGCTTGGCCAATCAAATCCCTTCTGAGATCCTGAACAACTCTCAGCTGCAGGCAGCCATTGAAGTCCTGCCTTCCAACTATAACTTTGAGATCCCCAAGACAATCTGGAGAATTCAGCGGGCCAAGGCCAAGAAGG TGGCCCTGCAAATGCCTGAAGGTCTCCTCCTCTTTGCCTGCACCATTGTGGACATCTTGGAAAG GTTCACAGAGGCTGAAGTGATGGTGATGGGCGACGTGACCTAtggggcttgctgtgtggatgaCTTTACTGCAAGGGCCCTGGGAGCTGACTTCCTGGTGCACTATGGCCACAGCTGCCTGG ttCCCATGGACACCTCTGCCCAAGACTTTGGGGTGCTGTATGTCTTCGTGGACATCCGGATAGACACTGCCCACCTACTGGACTCTATCCGTCTCACCTTTCCCCCAGCCAGTGCCCTTGCCCTGGTCAGCACCATCCAGTTTGTGTCAAGCTTGCAG GCAGTTGCCCAGGAGCTGAAAGCTGAGTATCGTGTGAGTGTCCCACAGTGCAAGCCCCTGTCCCCTGGGGAGATTCTGGGCTGCACATCCCCCTACCTGCCCAAAGAGGTCGAAGCTGTTGT ATATCTTGGAGATGGCCGCTTCCATCTGGAGTCTGTCATGATTGCCAACCCCAATGTCCCTGCTTACCG ATACGACCCATACAGCAAAGTCCTATCCAGAGAGCACTATGACCACCAACAAATGCAGACTAACCGCCAAGAAGCCATAGCCACTGCCCGTTCAGCTAAATTCTGGGGCCTTATCCTGGGCACTTTGGGCCGCCAGGGCAGCCCCAAGATCTTGGAG CACCTGGAATCTAGGCTCCAAGCCTTGGGACTTCCCTTTGTGAGGCTGCTGCTCTCTGAGATCTTCCCCAGCAAGCTTAGCCTACTTCCTCTGGTTGATGT GTGGGTACAGGTGGCATGTCCACGCCTCTCCATTGACTGGGGCACAGCCTTCCCCAAGCCGCTGCTGACACCCTATGAG GCGGCGGTGGCTCTGGGGAACATTTCCTGGCAGCAGCCCTACCCCATGGACTTTTATGCCAGCAGTTCCTTGGGGCCTTGGACCGTGAACCATGGACGGGACCGGTCCTCCCAGGCCCCCCGCCAGCCTGCACTGGGGAAG GTGCAGGAGGGGTCCACGCGCCCTTCTCCAGCCTTGACTTGCGAGAGTTGCAGCTGCACAGGGCAGAAGGTGGTGCCACTCGTTCCTTGA
- the DPH1 gene encoding 2-(3-amino-3-carboxypropyl)histidine synthase subunit 1 isoform X2 yields the protein MAALVVSEAAELGSQNGPGRGRASRGRLANQIPSEILNNSQLQAAIEVLPSNYNFEIPKTIWRIQRAKAKKVALQMPEGLLLFACTIVDILERFTEAEVMVMGDVTYGACCVDDFTARALGADFLVHYGHSCLVPMDTSAQDFGVLYVFVDIRIDTAHLLDSIRLTFPPASALALVSTIQFVSSLQAVAQELKAEYRVSVPQCKPLSPGEILGCTSPYLPKEVEAVVYLGDGRFHLESVMIANPNVPAYRYDPYSKVLSREHYDHQQMQTNRQEAIATARSAKFWGLILGTLGRQGSPKILEHLESRLQALGLPFVRLLLSEIFPSKLSLLPLVDVWVQVACPRLSIDWGTAFPKPLLTPYEAAVALGNISWQQPYPMDFYASSSLGPWTVNHGRDRSSQAPRQPALGKVGRNSKEGGVAASEDVADYPDQSVRPQVQEGSTRPSPALTCESCSCTGQKVVPLVP from the exons ATGGCGGCTTTGGTTGTATCCGAGGCGGCGGAGCTGGGCAGCCAAAACGGCCCTGGCAGAG GCAGAGCCTCTCGGGGCCGCTTGGCCAATCAAATCCCTTCTGAGATCCTGAACAACTCTCAGCTGCAGGCAGCCATTGAAGTCCTGCCTTCCAACTATAACTTTGAGATCCCCAAGACAATCTGGAGAATTCAGCGGGCCAAGGCCAAGAAGG TGGCCCTGCAAATGCCTGAAGGTCTCCTCCTCTTTGCCTGCACCATTGTGGACATCTTGGAAAG GTTCACAGAGGCTGAAGTGATGGTGATGGGCGACGTGACCTAtggggcttgctgtgtggatgaCTTTACTGCAAGGGCCCTGGGAGCTGACTTCCTGGTGCACTATGGCCACAGCTGCCTGG ttCCCATGGACACCTCTGCCCAAGACTTTGGGGTGCTGTATGTCTTCGTGGACATCCGGATAGACACTGCCCACCTACTGGACTCTATCCGTCTCACCTTTCCCCCAGCCAGTGCCCTTGCCCTGGTCAGCACCATCCAGTTTGTGTCAAGCTTGCAG GCAGTTGCCCAGGAGCTGAAAGCTGAGTATCGTGTGAGTGTCCCACAGTGCAAGCCCCTGTCCCCTGGGGAGATTCTGGGCTGCACATCCCCCTACCTGCCCAAAGAGGTCGAAGCTGTTGT ATATCTTGGAGATGGCCGCTTCCATCTGGAGTCTGTCATGATTGCCAACCCCAATGTCCCTGCTTACCG ATACGACCCATACAGCAAAGTCCTATCCAGAGAGCACTATGACCACCAACAAATGCAGACTAACCGCCAAGAAGCCATAGCCACTGCCCGTTCAGCTAAATTCTGGGGCCTTATCCTGGGCACTTTGGGCCGCCAGGGCAGCCCCAAGATCTTGGAG CACCTGGAATCTAGGCTCCAAGCCTTGGGACTTCCCTTTGTGAGGCTGCTGCTCTCTGAGATCTTCCCCAGCAAGCTTAGCCTACTTCCTCTGGTTGATGT GTGGGTACAGGTGGCATGTCCACGCCTCTCCATTGACTGGGGCACAGCCTTCCCCAAGCCGCTGCTGACACCCTATGAG GCGGCGGTGGCTCTGGGGAACATTTCCTGGCAGCAGCCCTACCCCATGGACTTTTATGCCAGCAGTTCCTTGGGGCCTTGGACCGTGAACCATGGACGGGACCGGTCCTCCCAGGCCCCCCGCCAGCCTGCACTGGGGAAGGTAGGCAGGAACTCTAAGGAGGGAGGAGTGGCCGCTTCGGAGGACGTCGCAGATTATCCTGACCAAAGTGTGCGACCTCAGGTGCAGGAGGGGTCCACGCGCCCTTCTCCAGCCTTGACTTGCGAGAGTTGCAGCTGCACAGGGCAGAAGGTGGTGCCACTCGTTCCTTGA
- the OVCA2 gene encoding esterase OVCA2 isoform X2 produces MLRGTMAGRQLLRVLCLAGFRQSERGFREKTGALRKALRGRAELVCLSGPHPIVDAAGSGPESGSCPPEEQLRGWWFSEQEADVFSALQEPTVCRGLEEALETVAQALNKLGPFDGLLGFSQGAALAALVCALGQAGDSRFSLPKFIILVSGFCPRGLGLPETILQGPLALPSLHVFGDTDRVIPSQESVQLASRFTGCITLTHSGGHFIPAAAPQRQAYLKFLDQFAE; encoded by the exons ATGCTTCGCGGCACTATGGCAGGGCGTCAACTTCTGCGGGTGTTGTGCTTGGCGGGCTTCCGGCAGAGTGAGCGGGGCTTCCGCGAGAAAACGGGAGCGCTAAGGAAGGCGCTGCGGGGCCGCGCCGAACTCGTGTGCCTCAGCGGCCCTCACCCGATCGTGGACGCCGCGGGCTCTGGGCCGGAGTCTG GGTCCTGCCCTCCGGAGGAGCAGCTTCGGGGCTGGTGGTTTTCAGAACAGGAAGCAGACGTTTTCTCCGCACTGCAAGAGCCCACGGTGTGCAGAGGTCTGGAGGAAGCCCTGGAAACGGTGGCACAGGCTCTGAACAAATTGGGACCTTTCGATGGGCTTCTTGGTTTCAGCCAGGGGGCTGCACTAGCAGCCCTGGTGTGTGCCCTTGGCCAAGCAGGTGATTCCCGCTTCTCCTTGCCAAAGTTTATCATCCTGGTATCTGGTTTCTGTCCTCGGGGCCTTGGTCTTCCAGAAACTATCCTGCAGGGCCCCTTGGCTCTACCTTCACTCCACGTTTTTGGGGACACTGACCGTGTCATCCCCTCTCAGGAGAGTGTGCAACTGGCTAGCCGATTCACTGGATGTATCACTCTCACCCATTCTGGTGGCCACTTCATTCCAGCTGCTGCACCCCAGCGTCAGGCCTACCTCAAGTTCTTGGACCAGTTTGCAGAGTGA
- the DPH1 gene encoding 2-(3-amino-3-carboxypropyl)histidine synthase subunit 1 isoform X1 has protein sequence MAALVVSEAAELGSQNGPGRGGCHNTPASGPRISGASRGRLANQIPSEILNNSQLQAAIEVLPSNYNFEIPKTIWRIQRAKAKKVALQMPEGLLLFACTIVDILERFTEAEVMVMGDVTYGACCVDDFTARALGADFLVHYGHSCLVPMDTSAQDFGVLYVFVDIRIDTAHLLDSIRLTFPPASALALVSTIQFVSSLQAVAQELKAEYRVSVPQCKPLSPGEILGCTSPYLPKEVEAVVYLGDGRFHLESVMIANPNVPAYRYDPYSKVLSREHYDHQQMQTNRQEAIATARSAKFWGLILGTLGRQGSPKILEHLESRLQALGLPFVRLLLSEIFPSKLSLLPLVDVWVQVACPRLSIDWGTAFPKPLLTPYEAAVALGNISWQQPYPMDFYASSSLGPWTVNHGRDRSSQAPRQPALGKVGRNSKEGGVAASEDVADYPDQSVRPQVQEGSTRPSPALTCESCSCTGQKVVPLVP, from the exons ATGGCGGCTTTGGTTGTATCCGAGGCGGCGGAGCTGGGCAGCCAAAACGGCCCTGGCAGAGGTGGGTGCCACAATACTCCGGCCTCCGGACCTCGCATCTCGGG AGCCTCTCGGGGCCGCTTGGCCAATCAAATCCCTTCTGAGATCCTGAACAACTCTCAGCTGCAGGCAGCCATTGAAGTCCTGCCTTCCAACTATAACTTTGAGATCCCCAAGACAATCTGGAGAATTCAGCGGGCCAAGGCCAAGAAGG TGGCCCTGCAAATGCCTGAAGGTCTCCTCCTCTTTGCCTGCACCATTGTGGACATCTTGGAAAG GTTCACAGAGGCTGAAGTGATGGTGATGGGCGACGTGACCTAtggggcttgctgtgtggatgaCTTTACTGCAAGGGCCCTGGGAGCTGACTTCCTGGTGCACTATGGCCACAGCTGCCTGG ttCCCATGGACACCTCTGCCCAAGACTTTGGGGTGCTGTATGTCTTCGTGGACATCCGGATAGACACTGCCCACCTACTGGACTCTATCCGTCTCACCTTTCCCCCAGCCAGTGCCCTTGCCCTGGTCAGCACCATCCAGTTTGTGTCAAGCTTGCAG GCAGTTGCCCAGGAGCTGAAAGCTGAGTATCGTGTGAGTGTCCCACAGTGCAAGCCCCTGTCCCCTGGGGAGATTCTGGGCTGCACATCCCCCTACCTGCCCAAAGAGGTCGAAGCTGTTGT ATATCTTGGAGATGGCCGCTTCCATCTGGAGTCTGTCATGATTGCCAACCCCAATGTCCCTGCTTACCG ATACGACCCATACAGCAAAGTCCTATCCAGAGAGCACTATGACCACCAACAAATGCAGACTAACCGCCAAGAAGCCATAGCCACTGCCCGTTCAGCTAAATTCTGGGGCCTTATCCTGGGCACTTTGGGCCGCCAGGGCAGCCCCAAGATCTTGGAG CACCTGGAATCTAGGCTCCAAGCCTTGGGACTTCCCTTTGTGAGGCTGCTGCTCTCTGAGATCTTCCCCAGCAAGCTTAGCCTACTTCCTCTGGTTGATGT GTGGGTACAGGTGGCATGTCCACGCCTCTCCATTGACTGGGGCACAGCCTTCCCCAAGCCGCTGCTGACACCCTATGAG GCGGCGGTGGCTCTGGGGAACATTTCCTGGCAGCAGCCCTACCCCATGGACTTTTATGCCAGCAGTTCCTTGGGGCCTTGGACCGTGAACCATGGACGGGACCGGTCCTCCCAGGCCCCCCGCCAGCCTGCACTGGGGAAGGTAGGCAGGAACTCTAAGGAGGGAGGAGTGGCCGCTTCGGAGGACGTCGCAGATTATCCTGACCAAAGTGTGCGACCTCAGGTGCAGGAGGGGTCCACGCGCCCTTCTCCAGCCTTGACTTGCGAGAGTTGCAGCTGCACAGGGCAGAAGGTGGTGCCACTCGTTCCTTGA
- the DPH1 gene encoding 2-(3-amino-3-carboxypropyl)histidine synthase subunit 1 isoform X3 — translation MAALVVSEAAELGSQNGPGRGGCHNTPASGPRISGASRGRLANQIPSEILNNSQLQAAIEVLPSNYNFEIPKTIWRIQRAKAKKVALQMPEGLLLFACTIVDILERFTEAEVMVMGDVTYGACCVDDFTARALGADFLVHYGHSCLVPMDTSAQDFGVLYVFVDIRIDTAHLLDSIRLTFPPASALALVSTIQFVSSLQAVAQELKAEYRVSVPQCKPLSPGEILGCTSPYLPKEVEAVVYLGDGRFHLESVMIANPNVPAYRYDPYSKVLSREHYDHQQMQTNRQEAIATARSAKFWGLILGTLGRQGSPKILEHLESRLQALGLPFVRLLLSEIFPSKLSLLPLVDVWVQVACPRLSIDWGTAFPKPLLTPYEAAVALGNISWQQPYPMDFYASSSLGPWTVNHGRDRSSQAPRQPALGKVQEGSTRPSPALTCESCSCTGQKVVPLVP, via the exons ATGGCGGCTTTGGTTGTATCCGAGGCGGCGGAGCTGGGCAGCCAAAACGGCCCTGGCAGAGGTGGGTGCCACAATACTCCGGCCTCCGGACCTCGCATCTCGGG AGCCTCTCGGGGCCGCTTGGCCAATCAAATCCCTTCTGAGATCCTGAACAACTCTCAGCTGCAGGCAGCCATTGAAGTCCTGCCTTCCAACTATAACTTTGAGATCCCCAAGACAATCTGGAGAATTCAGCGGGCCAAGGCCAAGAAGG TGGCCCTGCAAATGCCTGAAGGTCTCCTCCTCTTTGCCTGCACCATTGTGGACATCTTGGAAAG GTTCACAGAGGCTGAAGTGATGGTGATGGGCGACGTGACCTAtggggcttgctgtgtggatgaCTTTACTGCAAGGGCCCTGGGAGCTGACTTCCTGGTGCACTATGGCCACAGCTGCCTGG ttCCCATGGACACCTCTGCCCAAGACTTTGGGGTGCTGTATGTCTTCGTGGACATCCGGATAGACACTGCCCACCTACTGGACTCTATCCGTCTCACCTTTCCCCCAGCCAGTGCCCTTGCCCTGGTCAGCACCATCCAGTTTGTGTCAAGCTTGCAG GCAGTTGCCCAGGAGCTGAAAGCTGAGTATCGTGTGAGTGTCCCACAGTGCAAGCCCCTGTCCCCTGGGGAGATTCTGGGCTGCACATCCCCCTACCTGCCCAAAGAGGTCGAAGCTGTTGT ATATCTTGGAGATGGCCGCTTCCATCTGGAGTCTGTCATGATTGCCAACCCCAATGTCCCTGCTTACCG ATACGACCCATACAGCAAAGTCCTATCCAGAGAGCACTATGACCACCAACAAATGCAGACTAACCGCCAAGAAGCCATAGCCACTGCCCGTTCAGCTAAATTCTGGGGCCTTATCCTGGGCACTTTGGGCCGCCAGGGCAGCCCCAAGATCTTGGAG CACCTGGAATCTAGGCTCCAAGCCTTGGGACTTCCCTTTGTGAGGCTGCTGCTCTCTGAGATCTTCCCCAGCAAGCTTAGCCTACTTCCTCTGGTTGATGT GTGGGTACAGGTGGCATGTCCACGCCTCTCCATTGACTGGGGCACAGCCTTCCCCAAGCCGCTGCTGACACCCTATGAG GCGGCGGTGGCTCTGGGGAACATTTCCTGGCAGCAGCCCTACCCCATGGACTTTTATGCCAGCAGTTCCTTGGGGCCTTGGACCGTGAACCATGGACGGGACCGGTCCTCCCAGGCCCCCCGCCAGCCTGCACTGGGGAAG GTGCAGGAGGGGTCCACGCGCCCTTCTCCAGCCTTGACTTGCGAGAGTTGCAGCTGCACAGGGCAGAAGGTGGTGCCACTCGTTCCTTGA